In a genomic window of Nostoc sp. UHCC 0870:
- a CDS encoding polyribonucleotide nucleotidyltransferase, translating into MAEFEKSISFDGRDIRLKVGLLAPQAGGSVLIESGDTVVLVTATRSAAREGIDFLPLTVDYEERLYAAGRIPGGIMRREGRPPEKATLTSRLIDRPLRPLFPSWLRDDLQVVAFTMSMDELVPPDVLAVTGASIATLIAQIPFNGPMAAVRVGLVGDDFIINPTYAEIEAGDLDLIVAGSPHGIIMVEAGANQLPERDIIEAIDFGYEAVRDLIKAQQDLVAEMGLVIVQEEKPEVDQTLANYIRDRASDEIKKILAQFNLTKPQRDTALDAVKDNIATAIAALSEDDPIRLAATANSKALGNTFKDITKHFMRRQIVEDNVRVDGRKLDEVRPVSCQVDVLPKRVHGSGLFNRGLTQVLSACTLGTPGDAQNLNDDLQTDQSKRYLHHYNFPPFSVGETKPLRAPGRREIGHGALAERAILPVLPPKEQFPYVIRIVSEVLSSNGSTSMGSVCGSTLALMDAGVPILKPVSGAAMGLIKEGDEVRVLTDIQGIEDFLGDMDFKVAGTDTGITALQMDMKISGLPMEVIAQAINQAKAARLHILDKMLQAIDQPRAETSAYAPRLLTIKIDPDMIGLVIGPGGKTIKGITEETGAKIDIEDDGTVTISAVDENKAKRARNIVQGMTRKLNEGDVYAGRVTRIIPIGAFVEFLPGKEGMIHISQLADYRVGKVEDEVAVGDEVIVKVREIDNKGRINLTRLGIHPDQAAAAREAAAVNR; encoded by the coding sequence ATGGCAGAATTTGAGAAGTCAATATCCTTCGATGGAAGGGATATTCGACTGAAAGTAGGCCTACTAGCACCGCAAGCTGGTGGGTCTGTGTTGATAGAATCAGGGGATACAGTTGTTTTGGTGACAGCTACGCGATCAGCAGCCAGAGAGGGCATTGATTTCCTTCCCCTGACAGTAGATTACGAAGAAAGACTATACGCAGCTGGGAGAATACCCGGTGGGATCATGCGCCGGGAAGGTCGTCCACCAGAAAAAGCTACTCTTACCAGCCGTTTGATTGACCGTCCCTTGCGTCCTTTGTTCCCTTCATGGTTGCGGGATGACTTGCAAGTTGTGGCATTTACAATGTCAATGGATGAGCTAGTACCACCGGACGTATTGGCGGTGACAGGTGCTTCGATCGCAACTTTGATTGCCCAAATCCCCTTTAATGGGCCAATGGCAGCAGTACGGGTAGGCTTAGTAGGTGATGACTTTATCATCAACCCCACCTATGCAGAAATCGAAGCTGGAGACTTGGATTTGATTGTAGCTGGTTCACCACATGGCATAATCATGGTGGAAGCAGGTGCTAATCAATTGCCAGAGCGAGATATTATTGAAGCGATTGATTTTGGCTATGAAGCTGTGCGCGATTTAATTAAAGCGCAGCAAGATTTAGTAGCAGAAATGGGTTTGGTAATTGTCCAAGAAGAAAAACCAGAGGTAGACCAAACTCTGGCAAATTATATCCGCGATCGCGCTAGCGACGAAATTAAGAAAATTCTGGCTCAATTTAATTTGACTAAACCCCAACGAGATACTGCGTTGGATGCCGTTAAAGATAATATTGCCACAGCGATCGCTGCACTCTCAGAAGACGACCCCATTCGCCTGGCTGCTACTGCCAATAGCAAAGCCTTGGGTAACACTTTTAAAGACATTACTAAGCATTTCATGCGCCGTCAAATCGTCGAAGATAACGTGCGTGTTGATGGACGCAAACTCGATGAAGTCCGTCCCGTGTCTTGTCAAGTGGATGTTTTACCCAAGCGCGTCCACGGTAGCGGGCTATTTAACCGGGGACTAACCCAGGTATTATCTGCTTGTACCCTCGGTACTCCCGGAGATGCCCAAAACCTCAACGACGACCTGCAAACAGACCAATCCAAACGCTACCTACATCATTACAATTTCCCCCCCTTCTCAGTGGGAGAAACCAAACCTTTACGCGCCCCAGGTAGACGAGAAATCGGTCACGGTGCATTGGCAGAAAGAGCCATTTTACCCGTACTACCACCGAAAGAACAATTCCCCTACGTGATTCGTATCGTGTCAGAGGTGTTATCTTCTAACGGTTCTACCTCAATGGGTTCTGTGTGCGGTTCTACCCTAGCCTTAATGGATGCTGGTGTACCCATTCTCAAACCCGTCAGTGGTGCGGCTATGGGTTTGATCAAAGAAGGGGATGAAGTCCGAGTCCTGACAGACATTCAAGGCATTGAAGACTTCTTGGGAGACATGGACTTTAAAGTCGCCGGCACAGATACCGGGATTACCGCCTTGCAAATGGATATGAAAATATCTGGTTTGCCTATGGAAGTAATTGCCCAAGCCATCAACCAAGCCAAAGCAGCCAGATTGCACATTCTCGATAAAATGTTGCAAGCCATTGACCAACCCCGCGCTGAAACTTCAGCTTATGCACCGCGTCTATTGACGATTAAGATTGATCCAGACATGATCGGTCTAGTCATTGGCCCTGGTGGTAAAACAATCAAGGGTATCACTGAAGAAACTGGTGCGAAAATTGACATCGAAGATGATGGCACAGTCACTATTTCTGCGGTAGATGAAAATAAGGCCAAGAGGGCGCGTAATATCGTTCAAGGCATGACCCGCAAGTTGAATGAAGGCGATGTTTATGCTGGACGCGTGACGCGGATTATACCAATTGGGGCTTTTGTGGAATTTCTCCCCGGTAAGGAAGGAATGATCCATATTTCCCAACTAGCTGATTATCGTGTAGGCAAGGTTGAAGATGAAGTAGCTGTGGGTGATGAAGTCATTGTCAAAGTGCGCGAAATTGACAATAAGGGACGGATTAACCTTACACGCTTGGGTATCCACCCAGATCAAGCAGCTGCGGCAAGGGAAGCTGCGGCGGTGAATCGTTAA
- a CDS encoding HEAT repeat domain-containing protein — MLERLVAWGVKNAFGLAFKTVLEQLAQQTSVASIKDFFSIPLRGIVSSLGINQQETLEVLFGQALKEFLSQVQLQLEDADLSEADIKQYTQPLKIFLTQSRVQAELGKALIADILPDAEALSSMWMELNLPPLPDDFNWRSLIKRYTRKINVILGESPELSAILDRQNLLEIQQTNKAFADTLSNFDLLRYRAEIQKNYAHLRLDSFDTSGYSYNLKLWNIFVAQNVREVNEAAPKIYELPKEHLQRLKKLGQLEEDFDINSEVLEQYQKNYTQQVSCSVLEIINDSQTYKYIVILGDPGSGKSSLLQYLTLQWAEKPIENFPLLPIPLLVELRTYVRYQENEQCQDFLEFFRKNSGLNSALNHSQLDAVLRNGDAYVMFDGLDEVFEPSKREAAITDIINFTQDYPLVRVIVTSRVIGYQPNRLRDASFRHFMLQDLELEQIYEFISLWHNLAFSDLFEKQRKQARLEKAIQDFQPIRQLAGNPLLLTMMAILNRNQELPRDRAELYNQASRVLLQQWDLEKLLLSLETSTIDYKDKQAMLRQVAYSMQTTQQGLAGNLINASDLEEILSNYLRSIGIQHPEQIALSMIQELRERNFILCFLGADYYAFVHRTFLEYFCAWKFVWGFENERTISLEELITEVFGKHWQDETWHEVLRLIAGMIHPKFVGEIIDSLIKQDGEEEQFINIFLAANCLLEVRNRAVIAFTADKLLNKLKELTKYDLWYYYESDIFSDGEEEKLVKKIRTQAITAIATTWQDSADIKTFLQNRATEDERWDVRQTAVQEIAKAYKDDPQTKTFLHNLATEDKDLDVRQTAVQEIAKAYKDDPQTKTFLHNLATEDKDLDVRRTAVQEIAKAYKDDPQTKTFLHNRATKDKDSDVRRTAVQEIAKAYKDDPQTKTFLHNRATEDEDSDVRQTAVQEIAKAYKDDPQTKTCLHNRATEDKDSDVRQTAVEEIAKAYKDDPQTKTFLHNRATEDKDSDVRQTAVEEIAKAYKDDPQTKTCLHNRATEDKSPSVRQTAVQEIAKAYKDNPQTKTFLHNRATEDERWDVRQTAVEEIAKAYKDDPQTKTFLHNLATEDERWDVRQTAVEEIAKAYKDDPQTKTFLHNRATEDERWDVRQTAVEEIAKAYKDDPQTKTFLHNRATEDEIPSVRQTAVQEIAKAYKDDPQTKTFLHNLATADKSYIVRRTAVQEIAKAYKSQPELFETYYNCAFNDPFEQKNTWYTNPRRVALEIILKQFPQHPQTLPLLHDRAKNDPDKKVRDYAQKKLLET; from the coding sequence ATGCTAGAACGCCTAGTTGCTTGGGGAGTTAAAAATGCGTTTGGGTTAGCTTTTAAAACTGTGCTGGAACAACTGGCGCAGCAAACTTCAGTAGCAAGTATTAAAGATTTTTTTTCTATACCTTTGCGGGGTATTGTATCTAGCTTGGGAATTAATCAGCAAGAAACTTTAGAAGTTTTGTTTGGTCAAGCTTTAAAAGAATTTTTATCTCAGGTGCAGTTACAATTAGAAGATGCAGATTTGTCGGAAGCAGACATTAAGCAATACACTCAACCTTTAAAGATTTTTTTAACTCAATCAAGGGTACAGGCTGAATTAGGTAAGGCATTAATAGCAGATATTTTACCTGATGCTGAGGCGTTGTCATCTATGTGGATGGAATTAAATTTACCACCTCTACCTGATGATTTTAACTGGCGTTCCCTGATTAAACGTTATACCAGAAAGATTAATGTCATTCTGGGAGAATCACCGGAATTATCTGCAATTTTAGATAGACAAAATCTTTTAGAAATTCAGCAGACTAATAAAGCATTTGCTGATACTTTATCTAACTTTGATTTGTTACGTTATCGTGCAGAAATTCAAAAAAACTATGCTCATTTAAGGTTGGATTCTTTTGATACTTCAGGTTATAGTTACAATCTGAAGTTATGGAATATCTTTGTGGCTCAAAATGTCCGAGAGGTGAATGAAGCTGCTCCTAAGATTTATGAGCTACCAAAAGAACATCTACAACGCCTGAAAAAACTCGGTCAATTGGAAGAAGATTTTGATATTAACTCGGAAGTTTTAGAACAATATCAAAAAAATTATACTCAACAGGTAAGTTGTTCCGTATTAGAAATAATTAACGACTCACAGACTTATAAATATATAGTAATTTTAGGTGATCCTGGTTCTGGTAAATCTAGTTTATTACAATATTTAACTCTGCAATGGGCAGAAAAACCCATTGAGAATTTTCCTTTATTACCAATTCCTTTACTGGTGGAATTGCGTACTTATGTGCGATATCAAGAAAATGAGCAATGTCAAGATTTTTTGGAGTTCTTTCGCAAAAACAGTGGCTTAAATTCTGCTCTCAATCACTCTCAACTTGATGCAGTGCTGCGAAATGGTGATGCTTATGTGATGTTTGATGGTTTAGATGAAGTATTTGAACCGAGTAAACGAGAAGCAGCAATTACAGATATTATTAACTTTACCCAAGATTATCCTTTAGTCAGAGTTATAGTTACTTCTCGCGTGATTGGTTATCAACCAAACAGATTACGCGATGCTAGTTTTCGGCATTTTATGCTGCAAGATTTAGAGCTAGAACAAATCTATGAGTTTATTAGCTTATGGCATAATTTGGCTTTTAGTGACCTTTTTGAAAAGCAAAGAAAACAAGCACGTTTAGAAAAAGCAATTCAAGATTTTCAGCCAATTCGCCAACTGGCGGGTAATCCCTTATTATTGACGATGATGGCTATTCTTAATCGTAATCAAGAATTACCGAGAGATAGAGCCGAATTATATAATCAAGCTTCACGAGTTTTGTTACAGCAATGGGATTTAGAAAAACTTTTACTCTCCCTAGAAACAAGCACTATTGATTATAAAGATAAACAAGCTATGTTGCGTCAAGTTGCCTATAGTATGCAAACCACTCAACAAGGTTTAGCAGGTAATTTGATTAATGCTAGTGATTTAGAGGAAATTTTAAGTAATTATTTGCGTAGTATCGGGATTCAGCATCCAGAGCAAATAGCACTATCGATGATTCAGGAATTACGGGAACGCAACTTTATTTTATGTTTTTTGGGTGCAGATTATTATGCCTTTGTGCATCGGACTTTTTTAGAATATTTTTGTGCTTGGAAATTTGTCTGGGGGTTTGAGAATGAGCGGACTATTTCCCTAGAGGAATTAATCACGGAAGTTTTTGGTAAACATTGGCAAGATGAAACTTGGCATGAAGTTTTACGGCTGATTGCTGGGATGATTCATCCTAAATTTGTGGGTGAAATTATTGATAGTTTAATAAAGCAGGATGGTGAAGAGGAACAATTTATTAATATATTTTTAGCGGCTAATTGTCTCTTAGAAGTCAGAAATCGCGCAGTAATTGCGTTCACTGCCGATAAATTACTGAATAAATTAAAAGAATTAACTAAATATGATCTCTGGTACTATTACGAATCAGACATTTTCTCTGATGGTGAAGAAGAAAAGCTAGTTAAAAAAATTCGGACTCAAGCAATTACAGCAATTGCGACAACTTGGCAAGATTCAGCCGACATCAAAACCTTTCTCCAAAACCGCGCCACTGAGGATGAACGTTGGGATGTGCGACAGACAGCAGTGCAAGAAATAGCCAAGGCGTACAAGGATGACCCCCAAACCAAAACCTTTCTCCACAACCTCGCCACTGAGGATAAAGATTTAGATGTGCGACAGACAGCAGTGCAAGAAATAGCCAAGGCGTACAAGGATGACCCCCAAACCAAAACCTTTCTCCACAACCTCGCCACTGAGGATAAAGATTTAGATGTGCGACGGACAGCAGTGCAAGAAATAGCCAAGGCGTACAAGGATGACCCCCAAACCAAAACCTTTCTCCACAACCGCGCCACGAAGGATAAAGATTCAGATGTGCGACGGACAGCAGTGCAAGAAATAGCCAAGGCGTACAAGGATGACCCCCAAACCAAAACCTTTCTCCACAACCGCGCCACTGAGGATGAAGATTCAGATGTGCGACAGACAGCAGTGCAAGAAATAGCCAAGGCGTACAAGGATGACCCCCAAACCAAAACCTGTCTCCACAACCGCGCCACTGAGGATAAAGATTCAGATGTGCGACAGACAGCAGTGGAAGAAATAGCCAAGGCGTACAAGGATGACCCCCAAACCAAAACCTTTCTCCACAACCGCGCCACTGAGGATAAAGATTCAGATGTGCGACAGACAGCAGTGGAAGAAATAGCCAAGGCGTACAAGGATGACCCCCAAACCAAAACCTGTCTCCACAACCGCGCCACTGAGGATAAAAGTCCGAGTGTGCGACAGACAGCAGTGCAAGAAATAGCCAAGGCGTACAAGGATAACCCCCAAACCAAAACCTTTCTCCACAACCGCGCCACTGAGGATGAACGTTGGGATGTGCGACAGACAGCAGTGGAAGAAATAGCCAAGGCGTACAAGGATGACCCCCAAACCAAAACCTTTCTCCACAACCTCGCCACTGAGGATGAACGTTGGGATGTGCGACAGACAGCAGTGGAAGAAATAGCCAAGGCGTACAAGGATGACCCCCAAACCAAAACCTTTCTCCACAACCGCGCCACTGAGGATGAACGTTGGGATGTGCGACAGACAGCAGTGGAAGAAATAGCCAAGGCGTACAAGGATGACCCCCAAACCAAAACCTTTCTCCACAACCGCGCCACTGAGGATGAAATTCCGAGTGTGCGACAGACAGCAGTGCAAGAAATAGCCAAGGCGTACAAGGATGACCCCCAAACCAAAACCTTTCTCCACAACCTCGCCACTGCGGATAAAAGTTATATTGTGCGACGGACAGCAGTGCAAGAAATAGCCAAGGCGTACAAATCTCAGCCTGAACTTTTTGAAACCTATTACAACTGTGCTTTTAATGACCCCTTTGAGCAGAAAAACACATGGTACACTAATCCTCGACGTGTTGCACTAGAGATAATTCTTAAGCAATTCCCCCAGCATCCCCAGACTTTACCACTGTTGCACGACCGAGCCAAGAATGACCCAGATAAGAAAGTGCGGGATTATGCTCAGAAAAAGTTGCTGGAAACATAA
- a CDS encoding NACHT domain-containing protein: protein MPDFFFLWGLSGASLVFKPILEKLAILAKDAIKDSLGDYIKEFFGVFLKSNLDLAQELSLRIAFGQALKEFLNLVEIQLGDFDITDNEIKNYEIYIEKFIDDKNILQQLGIPFQEALGNQQYIEVKIFADTWRNLNLKELPEKFNWQQLSSQYTRKVKTIVKNSDNLREILNSTLLSDIKDTVEGLAPIAPNFDFTRYRQGLLDAYQKLKMNSLDTSAYNYDVNLWDIFVPQNLEQTEAAINSISVLDIVNKPQDYKYTLILGNPGSGKSTLSQYTALKWATLKARDLVTQELPLLIELGNYSANLDNLDGEKFLGYLHRGDGVKGGNLDRRELDTWLTSHNSIVIFDGLDEVLDQGRRKQITTDIINFKNTYPQSRILITSRIVGYDNQQFTQANFRHFRLQDLDSEQIKGFIEQWHNLTFKDKDDGNRKRDRLLACINFAPFKELVGNPLLLTMMAILNRHEDLPRDRATLYDNSAKLLLQRWDQEKPVPPVDKGNIKLDYFHKKQILRHIACRIQGNRHVNPHNLFIDANAIEEIISQYLNSKGFEKARENAISLREELTSRSFILCFFGGDNYGFVHRTFLEYFCAYHFIYAFQTEQSLTLPEIQQDIIVAHWKDEAWREVIILIAGILVEEHTGKLIECLMTQDGEANGFENLIIAADCLRNARSRYPIKTIDDQLLNTLKNLVKNQQNISDKICEKLNAVIQATWIDN from the coding sequence ATGCCAGACTTTTTCTTTCTTTGGGGTCTTAGTGGTGCTAGCTTGGTTTTTAAGCCGATTTTAGAAAAACTGGCAATTTTAGCTAAGGACGCTATAAAAGACTCTTTAGGGGACTATATTAAAGAATTTTTTGGTGTTTTTCTTAAAAGCAACCTAGATTTGGCTCAAGAACTATCTTTGAGAATTGCGTTTGGTCAGGCTTTAAAAGAGTTTTTAAACCTGGTAGAAATACAATTAGGTGACTTTGATATTACAGATAATGAAATTAAAAATTATGAAATTTATATTGAGAAATTTATTGATGACAAAAATATTCTCCAACAATTAGGTATACCGTTTCAAGAAGCTTTAGGAAATCAGCAGTATATTGAAGTTAAAATATTTGCAGATACTTGGCGTAATCTCAATCTCAAAGAACTGCCGGAAAAGTTTAATTGGCAACAATTGAGCAGTCAATATACTAGAAAAGTTAAAACTATAGTAAAAAATTCTGATAATTTAAGAGAAATATTAAATTCAACACTTTTAAGTGATATTAAAGACACGGTAGAAGGTCTTGCTCCCATTGCACCTAATTTTGATTTTACTCGTTATCGTCAGGGTTTATTGGATGCCTATCAAAAACTAAAAATGAATAGTTTAGATACTAGTGCCTATAACTATGATGTAAATTTATGGGATATATTTGTACCGCAAAATCTTGAACAAACAGAAGCAGCAATTAATTCTATTTCTGTATTAGATATTGTCAATAAACCGCAAGATTATAAATATACTTTAATTTTAGGCAATCCTGGTTCTGGAAAATCGACTTTAAGCCAATACACAGCATTAAAGTGGGCAACACTTAAAGCTAGAGATTTAGTAACTCAAGAATTACCGTTATTAATTGAATTAGGAAACTATAGTGCTAATCTAGATAATCTAGATGGTGAAAAATTTTTGGGTTACTTACATAGAGGAGATGGTGTCAAAGGTGGTAATCTGGATCGGCGTGAATTAGATACATGGTTAACATCTCACAATTCTATTGTGATATTTGATGGCTTAGATGAGGTACTTGACCAAGGACGCAGAAAGCAAATTACTACTGATATCATCAATTTTAAAAACACCTATCCTCAATCCAGAATTTTGATTACGTCTCGCATAGTTGGGTATGATAATCAACAATTCACCCAGGCAAACTTCCGTCACTTCAGGCTGCAAGACTTAGATAGTGAGCAAATTAAGGGATTTATCGAACAGTGGCACAATTTAACTTTTAAAGATAAAGATGATGGTAATAGAAAACGCGATCGCTTGCTAGCTTGTATTAATTTTGCTCCCTTTAAAGAATTAGTAGGTAATCCTCTATTACTCACAATGATGGCTATTCTTAATCGTCATGAAGATTTACCACGAGATAGAGCCACTCTTTATGACAATTCCGCAAAATTGCTGCTACAAAGATGGGATCAAGAAAAACCTGTGCCACCTGTTGATAAAGGAAATATTAAATTAGATTATTTTCACAAAAAACAAATACTGCGACACATTGCGTGTAGAATCCAAGGAAATCGCCATGTAAATCCTCATAATTTATTTATTGATGCAAATGCAATAGAAGAAATTATTAGTCAGTATTTAAATAGTAAAGGATTTGAGAAAGCACGGGAAAATGCCATATCATTGCGAGAAGAATTAACTAGTCGCAGCTTTATTTTATGTTTTTTTGGTGGCGATAATTATGGTTTTGTCCACCGAACTTTTTTAGAATACTTTTGTGCTTACCATTTTATTTATGCGTTCCAAACTGAACAAAGTTTGACTTTACCGGAAATTCAACAAGATATCATAGTTGCTCACTGGAAAGATGAAGCTTGGCGTGAGGTAATTATTTTAATTGCTGGTATTCTTGTGGAAGAACATACGGGTAAATTAATAGAGTGCTTAATGACACAAGATGGAGAAGCAAATGGATTTGAAAATTTAATTATAGCGGCTGACTGTCTGCGAAATGCTAGATCCCGTTATCCGATAAAAACAATAGATGATCAACTTTTAAATACACTTAAAAACTTGGTGAAAAATCAGCAAAATATTTCCGATAAAATTTGCGAGAAACTAAATGCAGTTATTCAAGCTACATGGATAGATAATTAA
- the serA gene encoding phosphoglycerate dehydrogenase, translating into MSKVLVSDPIDQAGIDILSQVATVDVNTGLKPAELIEIIGEYDALMIRSGTRVTQEIIEAGTQLKIIGRAGVGVDNVDVPAATRKGIVVVNSPEGNTIAAAEHALAMMLSLARHIPDANASVKSGVWDRKTFVGSEVYKKTIGIVGLGKIGSHVAAVAKAMGMKLLAYDPFISTERAEQIGCQLVDLDLLIQQADYITLHIPKTPETTHLINAETLAKMKPTARIINCARGGIIDEAALAAAIQAGTIAGAALDVFESEPLGESELRSLGKEIILTPHLGASTAEAQVNVAIDVAEQIRDVLLGLPARSAVNIPGLGPDVLEELKPYMELAETLGKLVGQLAGGRVELLTVRLQGELATNKSQPLVIAALKGLLYQALRERVNYVNANIEAKERGIRVIETRDASARDYAGSLRLEATGTLGTHSVTGALLGDKEIHLTDVDGFPINVPPSKYMVFTLHRDMPGIIGKLGSLLGSFNVNIASMQVGRKIVRGDAVMALSIDDPLPEGILAEITKVPGIRDAYTVTL; encoded by the coding sequence ATGTCTAAGGTTCTCGTCTCCGATCCTATTGACCAAGCTGGTATTGATATTCTCTCGCAAGTTGCTACTGTTGATGTCAATACAGGTCTCAAACCAGCAGAACTAATAGAAATTATTGGTGAGTACGACGCGTTGATGATTCGTTCGGGAACGCGGGTGACTCAAGAAATTATCGAAGCAGGTACTCAGCTAAAAATCATCGGTCGCGCCGGTGTTGGTGTAGATAATGTAGATGTGCCTGCTGCTACCCGCAAAGGCATTGTTGTAGTTAATTCCCCTGAAGGTAATACCATTGCGGCGGCAGAACACGCCCTAGCGATGATGTTGTCTTTAGCTCGCCACATCCCTGATGCAAATGCTTCTGTAAAAAGCGGTGTGTGGGATCGCAAAACTTTTGTGGGATCTGAAGTATACAAGAAGACTATCGGTATCGTCGGCTTAGGTAAAATTGGCTCTCATGTGGCGGCTGTTGCCAAAGCGATGGGAATGAAACTACTAGCTTACGATCCTTTCATTTCTACAGAACGGGCAGAACAAATTGGCTGTCAGTTGGTAGATTTAGATTTGTTGATTCAGCAAGCAGACTACATCACCCTGCACATTCCCAAAACCCCAGAAACAACCCACCTGATTAATGCCGAAACCCTGGCAAAAATGAAGCCCACAGCCCGGATTATCAACTGCGCTCGTGGTGGGATCATTGATGAAGCTGCCTTAGCCGCAGCCATTCAAGCCGGGACAATTGCCGGTGCAGCCTTGGATGTGTTCGAGTCTGAACCATTGGGTGAATCAGAATTGCGATCGCTTGGTAAAGAGATTATCCTTACTCCCCACTTAGGCGCATCCACAGCAGAAGCGCAAGTGAATGTAGCCATAGACGTAGCTGAACAAATCCGCGACGTACTTCTAGGACTACCCGCCCGTTCCGCCGTTAACATTCCCGGACTCGGCCCCGATGTCTTGGAAGAACTCAAACCCTATATGGAGTTAGCAGAAACCCTAGGCAAATTGGTAGGACAGTTAGCAGGGGGACGAGTAGAGTTACTCACCGTCCGTCTCCAAGGGGAACTCGCAACTAACAAGAGCCAGCCTCTAGTAATTGCCGCCCTCAAAGGCTTACTTTACCAAGCCCTCAGAGAACGGGTAAACTACGTCAACGCCAACATCGAAGCCAAAGAAAGGGGTATTAGAGTCATCGAAACCCGCGACGCTTCAGCCCGTGACTACGCCGGCTCATTACGTTTAGAAGCCACAGGTACTTTAGGTACTCATTCTGTAACTGGTGCATTGTTAGGTGACAAAGAAATTCACCTGACTGATGTTGACGGTTTCCCCATTAACGTCCCACCTAGCAAATATATGGTGTTTACCCTGCACCGCGATATGCCAGGAATCATTGGCAAACTAGGTTCTCTATTAGGGAGCTTTAATGTCAATATTGCCAGTATGCAGGTAGGTCGTAAAATCGTGCGTGGTGATGCAGTCATGGCTCTCAGCATTGATGATCCCTTACCAGAGGGAATTTTAGCTGAGATTACCAAAGTACCTGGTATCCGGGATGCGTATACAGTAACTTTATAA
- the prmA gene encoding 50S ribosomal protein L11 methyltransferase: MANTWWELQISCEPALEDSVCWRLEDFGCRGTASEKTGSDFVVKGYLPIFQAELLDLAALGLWLRQDALCVGLSRPTLNWQLIDEEDWATSWKQYWHPQEIGDRFLINPAWLPLPENSDRLVIRLDPGVAFGTGNHATTQLCLESLEMRLSSVPQSFMGTNAKQEPVIIADIGCGSGILSVGAVLLGAEKAYAVDTDPLAVQSTFSNRALNDVSPERIIPAEGSVDILKKLIERPVDGIVCNILADVIIQLVPEITEISKPSTWAIFSGILIEQSNSVAEALEKHGWVVATMWKRKEWCCLNVRRS; encoded by the coding sequence ATGGCAAACACTTGGTGGGAATTACAGATTTCATGTGAACCAGCGTTGGAAGACTCTGTTTGCTGGCGATTAGAAGATTTTGGCTGTCGGGGAACAGCTAGTGAAAAGACAGGATCTGACTTTGTAGTCAAGGGTTACTTACCAATATTTCAAGCAGAGCTACTAGATTTAGCTGCATTGGGGCTGTGGTTGCGCCAAGATGCCCTGTGTGTAGGATTATCTAGACCTACCCTGAATTGGCAACTAATTGATGAAGAAGACTGGGCAACTAGTTGGAAACAATACTGGCATCCTCAAGAAATAGGCGATCGCTTTCTCATCAATCCCGCATGGCTACCATTACCGGAAAACTCAGACAGATTAGTTATTCGTCTTGACCCTGGTGTAGCTTTTGGTACAGGCAATCACGCCACCACCCAATTGTGTTTAGAATCCCTAGAGATGCGTTTAAGTTCAGTTCCCCAGTCTTTTATGGGGACAAATGCTAAACAAGAGCCTGTAATAATTGCGGATATTGGTTGTGGTTCTGGTATCCTTTCCGTTGGGGCAGTGCTATTAGGAGCAGAGAAAGCCTATGCGGTGGATACAGACCCCTTAGCAGTGCAATCTACCTTCAGTAATCGCGCACTCAATGACGTTAGCCCAGAACGCATAATACCAGCAGAGGGTAGCGTAGACATTTTGAAAAAACTAATTGAACGGCCGGTAGACGGAATAGTCTGCAATATTTTGGCTGATGTAATTATTCAGTTAGTACCAGAAATCACTGAAATATCTAAACCTAGCACTTGGGCTATTTTCAGTGGAATTTTAATAGAACAATCAAACTCTGTTGCTGAAGCCTTAGAAAAACATGGTTGGGTCGTCGCTACCATGTGGAAACGCAAAGAGTGGTGTTGTTTAAATGTGCGACGTTCTTGA
- the trxA gene encoding thioredoxin translates to MATKKQFDSFEEMLSSSDVPVLVDFYAEWCGPCQMMGPILEQVNNQLKDRLRIVKIDTERYTELASQYEIYALPTLVLFKQGQPVDRIEGVLQTPQLVQRLQGLL, encoded by the coding sequence ATGGCTACTAAAAAACAATTCGACAGCTTTGAAGAGATGCTGTCTAGTTCTGATGTACCTGTTTTAGTAGATTTTTACGCTGAATGGTGTGGCCCTTGTCAAATGATGGGGCCGATTTTAGAGCAAGTAAATAATCAACTAAAAGACCGTTTGCGTATTGTGAAAATTGACACTGAAAGATACACAGAATTAGCCAGCCAATATGAAATTTATGCTCTACCAACACTAGTGTTGTTTAAGCAAGGTCAACCAGTTGATCGCATTGAGGGTGTATTGCAAACCCCGCAGTTAGTTCAACGTCTGCAAGGTTTACTTTAA